In Williamsia phyllosphaerae, the DNA window CACACGACACCGCCCTGCAGCCGAGTCGCCTAGCGCTGCTCGTCGTGTCGACGTTCGCGGTGGGGATCTACGGCGGTTATTTCACGGCCGCGCAGGGAATCCTGCTGATGGGGGCCATGGGCGTGATCGTCACCGACAGCCTCCAGCGTCTCAACGCCACCAAGAACCTGCTGTCCCTCATCGTCAATGTCGTTGCGGCGTTGACCTACACCGTCGTCGCGTTCGATCGGATCCACTGGGCGGCGGCCGGGATCATCGCGGTCGGCTCGTTGGTCGGGGGAGTGGTCGGCGCCCGGTACGGACGCAACCTGTCGCCCGCCGCTCTGCGGGGGGTGATCGTCGTGGTCGGGATCATCGGTCTGTGGCGATTGGTGGCCTGACACCCCTACGCCATATAGTCAGCAGTCTTTCCCGCTGAGCGGGAAAGACTGCTGACTTTTTCCGCCCGCCGTCAGCTCGCCGGGCGGACCCGCAGGATGCGATCGTTGCCGCCGTTGTCGGTGCTCACCAAGAGCGAGCCGTCCCGGTCGACCTTCAGGGCACGCAGACGGCCGTAGGTGTCACGCAGACCGTCGGTGGTGCTGACCGTCTCGCGGCCGTTCTCCGTCAGCGTGATGAACACCAACCGCTTGCCCTGTTGCGCCGAGATGACCGCCGTGCCACCGAGAGCACCCCATCCGCTGCTGGGCAGGAACTCGAGCGCGGGTGTCGCGATGGTCGGCGCCCCTGACGACCAGACTGCTCCGATGGCCCCGGGTACGCGCGCAGGGTCGGTCATCGGCACCGACTCGTCGTAGATCAGAGGCGCACGGTCGGGGCGGTAGCCGTAGTTGCCGCCTGCCTGCAGGAGGTTCAGTTCGTCGTCGCGGCTGGTGCCCTGCTCGATGGAATAGACGCGTCCGGTCCCGGGCTGGATCGTGACGCCCTGGACGTTGCGGTGTCCGAGGGAGTAGATCGGGGTACCGGGGATCGTCCCGCCGGCGGGTGCACCGCCGATGGTGATGTGCAGGACCTTGCCGCCCAACGACGTTCGGCTCTGCGGGTACGACCGCACGGCGTTGTCGCCGGTGCCCACCCAGAGGGTGCCGTCCGGTGCGGCGGTCAGGCCGCACCCGGCGTGCCGCCCGCCGGAGTTGACCGGGATGTTCGACAGCACCGTGCGTGTCCGCGTGAACGACGACCAGTCGTCCGCGACACGCCACGCGACGACGTTGATGACCTGTCCGGAGTTGGGGAAGGGGATCGGCAGCGACCCGGCCGATCCCGTGCCGAACGCTGTGGGCGAGGTCTTCTCCGCCTGGCACGAATACAGGGTGCGGTTCGACGCGAAGCCTCGGTCGACCGCGAGCCCCATCAGACCGGCCTCGTTGGTGACGAAGAGTTTCGATTGATCTGCGCGGACGGTCTGCGCTGTTCCACCCGGACGTATCGCGACGAACCGACCACCGCGCTCACCGGTGATGAGGGTGCCGTCGGGGGCGATCTCGATGTCCCAGGGTTTGTCGAGGCCGGCGGCCACCGTGCTGACCGACAGCGGCGGCGCGGCCTGTGCGGGCGTGACGGCGGTCAGCAGCCCGACGCCCAGCGCGCTGATCACGCCGAGTGTGGTGAGCAGTGAACGGTGAGGGACGCAACGTCTGGTCACTTTGCCACCGTAATGCCGCTCTTTACGATCAGGCAGCTGATTCGCCGGACTTCGCCCACCCACCACCCTGTCCGCAAAGCCTCATACGCCCGCGACGGATCCACATCACCCGCACTGACCAGCACTGACGTCGAAGAGGCGCACAGTGGAGGGATGAACCCGTTCAGTTCGGTCCAACAGGCCGTCGGCGAGATGATCTTCGCGCGCGTCGCAGGGGACGAGGGGCCTGCGCGGCGCGATCGGATCCACCTGTCGACGGGCCCGCGGCGCTACGGCCCGGACTCCGCTATCTACCGGGTGCACGGCGACGCGTCGATGTTCGTCGGTGGCATGCGCGCACTCCTGCTGCAGTCGCTGCACCCTCTCGCCATGGCGGCGGTCGACCAGCACTCGGGTTACCGCGGCGACCCGTGGGGGCGGCTACAACGCACGAGTACGTTCCTGGCCGAGACGACGTTCGGCACCATCGAGGACGCGGACCGGGCCATCCGGATCGTTCGGGCCGTGCACAAGCAGATCACCGGTACCGCACCGGACGGACGGCCTTACGCCGCCTCCGATCCGCACCTCATCCGCTGGGTTCATGTTGCGGAGATCGACAGTTTCCTCCGTGCCCACGATCGTTACGGTGCGCGTCCCCTCGACGCTGCCGGCCGCGATGATTACGTCCGCGAGACCGCGTTCGTCGCGCGTGGTCTCGGTGCCGTCGACGTCCCGGAGACCACCGCCGAACTCGACGAACTCCTCGCGCTGTATCGACCCGAACTCAAGAGCACGGCCGCCGCGCGGCGTACGGCGCGGTTCATCCTGTTGAACCCGCCCATCCCGCTGCCCGTGCGCCCGGCCTACGGTCTGCTGTCGTCGGTCGCCGTCTCGATGATGCCGTGGTGGACCCGTCTTCCCCTGCGGTTGCCGTACCTACCCGTCACCGAGGCAACGGCGGTGCGGGGGAGTGGGATCGCGATCACCTCGGCGATTCGGTGGGCACTCGGTCCCGCTGCCACACAGAACAATCGGGGCGACGGGGCGGTCACCGCGGCGCGAGCCTGATCGGGCGTTCGAGGTCGACAGCGCTCAACCGTCCTGCTGCGGCCACCGGTCGGTGATCACCTCGGTCATCTCGTCGACCCACGTGCTGTCGAGAGCGGCGTCCCGCCGGATCAGGATGCGAAAGATCGCGGTACCCGCGACAACCTCGGCGAGCATGGGTAGCTGGTCCTCGCCGCGGCGTCCCTGACCGAAGCGGGATTCGAACACGGTCAGATTCCCGGCCAGTCGGCCGATCATCATGGCGTGCAGGTCGGGATCGGCCACCGTGTCGGCGATGAGACCCGGCAGCGCGAGCCGCACCTCCGGACGGTCGAAGATCACCCGGACCGTCTCGACCAGGGCCCGAATCTCGTCGCGCATGTCGCCTGGACGGTCGATCGCGGGAACGGATTCGGCGAACAGCACCGCCTCGTGGACGAGTTGGGCCTTGCCCGACCACCGCCGGTAGATCGCAGCCGTGGTGGTGTTGGCGCGCGCAGCGATGGCCGACAACGACAGTCGGGGATAGCCGGTCTCGAGGATCAGTTCACGGGTCGCCGCGACGATTGCTGCGTCGATTCTGCTGTCGCGAGGCCGACCCGGCGCCGACTGACCGGACCTATTGCCATCCGTGGCGCTTTCTGGTGACATGACGTCATCGTAGATGCAATACGACCTGCATCGTATTTGAGGGAGTGTTCGTGGACCTGAGCCCGCTCGACGAGTATCCGATCCATCAGGCGCCGGTGCCGGTGACGTGGCCGGCCGGTTCGGATCGAAACTTCTACGACCGGTCGTACTTCAACGTGCTCGACCGGGCCGGCCGCTTCATGGCGCTCACGGGGATCGGCTATTACCCCCGCCTGGGCGTCAAGGACGCCTACTTCGTCGTCCGCCGCGACGACACGCAGACCGCGATACATCTCAGTGACGCCATCGACGACGACCGACTCCATCAGAACGTCAACGGATACCGTCTCGACGTCGTCGAACCGCTCCAGGAGATGCATCTGAGCCTGGCGCCGACGGAGGGGATCTCTGCCGATCTCACCTGGCGCGGGCTGTTTCCCGCGGCTCTGGAGAGGCCGCACGAGATGCTCACCGACCGTCGAGTCACGTTGCAGGCGAGTCGCTTCGCTCAGGTCGGTTCCTGGGAGGGCTGGATCGACGTCGACGGGG includes these proteins:
- a CDS encoding PQQ-dependent sugar dehydrogenase, with amino-acid sequence MTRRCVPHRSLLTTLGVISALGVGLLTAVTPAQAAPPLSVSTVAAGLDKPWDIEIAPDGTLITGERGGRFVAIRPGGTAQTVRADQSKLFVTNEAGLMGLAVDRGFASNRTLYSCQAEKTSPTAFGTGSAGSLPIPFPNSGQVINVVAWRVADDWSSFTRTRTVLSNIPVNSGGRHAGCGLTAAPDGTLWVGTGDNAVRSYPQSRTSLGGKVLHITIGGAPAGGTIPGTPIYSLGHRNVQGVTIQPGTGRVYSIEQGTSRDDELNLLQAGGNYGYRPDRAPLIYDESVPMTDPARVPGAIGAVWSSGAPTIATPALEFLPSSGWGALGGTAVISAQQGKRLVFITLTENGRETVSTTDGLRDTYGRLRALKVDRDGSLLVSTDNGGNDRILRVRPAS
- a CDS encoding oxygenase MpaB family protein, producing MNPFSSVQQAVGEMIFARVAGDEGPARRDRIHLSTGPRRYGPDSAIYRVHGDASMFVGGMRALLLQSLHPLAMAAVDQHSGYRGDPWGRLQRTSTFLAETTFGTIEDADRAIRIVRAVHKQITGTAPDGRPYAASDPHLIRWVHVAEIDSFLRAHDRYGARPLDAAGRDDYVRETAFVARGLGAVDVPETTAELDELLALYRPELKSTAAARRTARFILLNPPIPLPVRPAYGLLSSVAVSMMPWWTRLPLRLPYLPVTEATAVRGSGIAITSAIRWALGPAATQNNRGDGAVTAARA
- a CDS encoding TetR family transcriptional regulator, producing the protein MSPESATDGNRSGQSAPGRPRDSRIDAAIVAATRELILETGYPRLSLSAIAARANTTTAAIYRRWSGKAQLVHEAVLFAESVPAIDRPGDMRDEIRALVETVRVIFDRPEVRLALPGLIADTVADPDLHAMMIGRLAGNLTVFESRFGQGRRGEDQLPMLAEVVAGTAIFRILIRRDAALDSTWVDEMTEVITDRWPQQDG